Proteins encoded within one genomic window of Sulfurovum sp. XGS-02:
- a CDS encoding primosomal protein N': MYYYRILLLRSSAPSLTYASKGHLSLGTVIAVPLKNTFKDAVVVEEVEKPEFETAEVASVLDKTYSKEQIEIAKFISEYYFSSFGEAISLFIPFKLSSSTELSSKSIEKDMLPKLSAIQKKAYDQLLKKDKALLFGVTGSGKTEIFISLMAKMLEEGKSVIFLMPEISLTPQMEKRLKIHFGESVAMWHSKLTKKKKESILKGIETGEIRIVAGARSALFVPLSNLGLIIVDEEHDDSYKSMTRPRYHARDVAVLMGSKLGAKVVLASATPSMSSYYKYVVVKLDRPYVQTEKKYKFISGDRINQTMLDAIDTHYKAGEQSLLFLPTRGNFKYLYCESCGKTHLCPFCSVGMALHRKHRHLKCHYCNYTEPIRDTCIHCGHMPLKSERMGTVEAIEVISDAVEGLQIEQFDKDSITTAKKLKEALKRFESGESQLLLGTQMLSKGHDYANITLSIIMGLDYILGLADYRARERAISLLFQIAGRSGRAKAAQIIVQTGDPEFFQTYLADYELFIKDELAFLEMAEYPPFASLARILIAHKDESKASKITLDTVTKLKAFEEVEIVGHGKAPIEKIANKFRFHILLRAKSRVPLLKALYSVDCREIEIDFDPVDFA, from the coding sequence TTGTACTACTACAGAATTCTACTCCTTCGTTCAAGCGCTCCAAGTTTGACGTATGCATCCAAAGGTCACTTATCTCTAGGTACAGTTATTGCTGTACCTTTGAAAAATACATTCAAAGATGCTGTTGTCGTAGAAGAGGTAGAAAAACCTGAGTTTGAAACAGCAGAGGTAGCGTCTGTTTTAGATAAGACTTATAGTAAGGAACAAATTGAGATAGCGAAATTTATCTCTGAGTATTATTTTTCCTCTTTTGGGGAGGCTATCTCTCTCTTTATCCCATTTAAACTTTCTTCCTCCACAGAATTATCTTCGAAGAGCATAGAAAAAGATATGCTTCCGAAGTTAAGTGCAATACAAAAAAAAGCATATGATCAGCTTCTTAAAAAAGACAAAGCCCTCCTTTTTGGTGTCACAGGTTCAGGGAAAACAGAGATCTTCATTTCACTGATGGCAAAGATGCTGGAAGAGGGGAAAAGTGTTATCTTTCTGATGCCCGAGATCTCACTGACCCCTCAAATGGAAAAACGTCTCAAGATCCATTTTGGCGAGAGTGTGGCGATGTGGCATTCGAAGTTGACCAAGAAGAAAAAAGAGTCTATTCTCAAAGGCATAGAAACAGGAGAGATACGCATAGTGGCGGGAGCACGCTCTGCGCTTTTTGTCCCATTGTCCAATCTTGGGCTCATCATTGTAGATGAAGAGCATGATGACAGCTACAAGTCGATGACCAGACCCCGTTACCATGCACGCGATGTGGCTGTACTGATGGGGAGTAAACTGGGTGCAAAAGTGGTACTGGCCTCTGCGACACCCTCTATGAGTTCCTACTATAAATATGTTGTGGTCAAGCTCGACAGACCCTATGTTCAAACAGAAAAAAAATACAAGTTCATCTCTGGCGACAGAATCAATCAAACGATGTTGGATGCGATTGATACACACTATAAGGCGGGTGAGCAGTCACTGTTGTTTCTCCCTACACGAGGGAACTTCAAGTACCTCTATTGTGAGAGTTGTGGAAAGACACATCTGTGCCCTTTCTGTTCTGTAGGCATGGCACTGCACAGAAAACATAGACATTTAAAATGCCACTACTGCAACTATACGGAACCTATACGGGATACCTGTATCCACTGTGGTCATATGCCACTTAAAAGTGAACGTATGGGAACTGTAGAAGCCATAGAAGTGATCTCTGATGCTGTGGAAGGGTTACAGATAGAGCAGTTTGATAAGGACAGTATCACCACGGCTAAAAAACTTAAAGAGGCGTTGAAACGTTTTGAGAGCGGCGAGAGTCAACTGCTTTTGGGTACACAGATGCTGAGTAAAGGCCATGACTATGCAAATATCACCCTGAGTATCATTATGGGGCTTGACTACATCTTGGGACTGGCAGATTATCGTGCACGAGAAAGAGCGATCTCCCTGCTCTTTCAAATTGCAGGACGAAGCGGACGGGCAAAAGCAGCCCAGATCATCGTACAGACCGGTGATCCGGAATTTTTTCAAACCTATCTGGCGGATTATGAACTTTTTATCAAAGATGAGCTGGCGTTTTTGGAGATGGCGGAGTATCCGCCTTTTGCCTCACTGGCACGCATACTTATTGCGCATAAAGATGAAAGTAAAGCAAGCAAGATCACACTGGATACCGTGACCAAACTTAAAGCATTTGAAGAGGTAGAGATAGTCGGGCACGGGAAAGCACCTATAGAGAAAATAGCCAATAAATTCAGGTTTCATATATTACTGAGAGCCAAGAGTAGAGTCCCTCTGCTCAAGGCTCTATACAGTGTAGATTGTAGAGAGATAGAGATAGATTTCGACCCTGTTGATTTCGCTTAA
- a CDS encoding EI24 domain-containing protein, translating to MKQIIIKSLQDILSKDVILFVIKMGSISLALTLLFAWSMWGLVTDIIASYLSWIPWEWLQTSGASVGTFLLTYMLFIIMVSLLTSLYSEKLLLALAKKRYADVAVVGSANLTTSILLTLKASIVFLLLFILTLPLLFIPIVGQVWVLYLWSVLLKEPTMYDVGALFIKEKKTLKEKKKKTTLLAMIASLFNYIPLVNIFAPVFAQILFLHHILGKEHKI from the coding sequence ATGAAACAGATCATCATAAAAAGTCTGCAGGATATACTCTCAAAAGATGTCATTCTGTTTGTTATCAAGATGGGATCCATCTCATTGGCTCTTACACTGCTGTTCGCATGGAGTATGTGGGGTCTGGTAACAGACATCATTGCTTCATATCTCTCATGGATTCCATGGGAATGGTTACAGACATCAGGCGCATCTGTAGGAACCTTTTTATTGACCTATATGCTTTTTATCATCATGGTCTCACTGCTTACTTCACTGTACAGTGAAAAGTTACTACTCGCCTTGGCAAAAAAACGTTATGCTGATGTTGCTGTAGTAGGCAGTGCGAACCTTACTACCTCCATCCTCTTGACACTTAAAGCCAGTATCGTTTTCCTACTGCTTTTCATCCTCACACTTCCCTTGCTTTTTATACCGATAGTGGGTCAGGTATGGGTACTCTATCTGTGGTCTGTCTTACTGAAGGAACCTACTATGTATGATGTAGGAGCACTCTTTATCAAAGAGAAAAAAACACTAAAAGAAAAAAAGAAAAAAACAACTCTCTTAGCCATGATTGCTTCACTCTTCAACTATATACCCTTGGTCAATATCTTTGCCCCGGTATTTGCACAGATACTCTTTTTGCATCACATCCTGGGAAAAGAACATAAAATTTAA
- a CDS encoding type II secretion system protein — MKRGFTMIELIFVIVIIGILAAVAMPKLAASRNDAEASVCVHEVGQLLSEIGSTYAKLGNATFKSTTVSDMTNIRIYSADDSKGIKEDTLVDIRGIIYVCGNEDVVSMVGENAGAEYNLTVAVIAGTNPVSKMVVDQVTENILGGNSQKIFGL, encoded by the coding sequence ATGAAACGTGGATTCACAATGATCGAACTGATATTTGTAATTGTTATTATCGGAATTTTGGCAGCGGTGGCCATGCCAAAATTAGCGGCCAGTAGAAATGATGCAGAAGCATCAGTCTGTGTGCATGAAGTGGGACAGCTTCTTTCTGAAATTGGATCTACATATGCAAAACTTGGAAATGCAACTTTTAAGTCTACAACGGTATCAGATATGACAAACATACGTATATACTCTGCAGATGATTCAAAAGGCATCAAAGAAGATACGCTAGTAGATATCAGAGGCATTATCTATGTGTGTGGTAATGAAGATGTTGTGAGCATGGTGGGGGAAAATGCTGGTGCAGAATATAATTTGACTGTTGCTGTAATTGCAGGAACAAATCCTGTATCCAAAATGGTAGTGGATCAGGTTACTGAAAATATCCTTGGAGGCAACTCTCAAAAAATATTTGGGCTTTAA
- a CDS encoding RNA degradosome polyphosphate kinase, producing the protein MALDLSSSQLYFNRELSWLQFNSRVLAQALDEQLPPLERLKFLAIYGTNLDEFYMIRVAGLKALYKAGIQETGPDKLTPSQQLEQIHGYLHEEHKVLESCYTSIISELHTHGVNVKNYDALNQDEKLEVKEKFFHEIYPVIIPIAVDATHPFPHLNNLSFGLALTLKDDSEHIKHGLVRIPRILPRFIQLGQTFIPIESVVEYFASELFPGFSPLASTPFRVTRNADIEIEEEEADDFLEILQEGLRSRNKGSLIRLELNDGADSELINFLLSHLNLDDKDIYSYKSLSLNLGGLWQIVGDKALSHLVLPTFSPKVLPPLNSENVFEAIEKQDVLLYHPFDSFEPVVKFIKQAAADPETITIRMTLYRAGPNSPIVKALIDAVRDGKQVMVLVELKARFDEENNLRWARALEDAGAHVVYGIPGLKVHAKIAQVIKRQNGKLKSYVHLATGNYNPSTSKIYTDMSYFTTKEVFSTDATHFFHFLTGFSTHTKLDTLFMSPTQIKPKLLKLIEKEYKHGSEGHIILKANSLVDADIIKALYTASQKGCKVDLIIRGICCLKPGIKGISENITVSSVIGKYLEHARIYFFKHDKIKCYIASADLMPRNLVRRVELMTPILEETLRQKIEQILMLQLADNTLRWELQEDGNYTKVPPLGKTVNNHAVLEEYVNKIHDKTKKETPDYVSRLANRILKDS; encoded by the coding sequence ATGGCTTTAGATCTCTCTTCTTCACAACTCTATTTTAACCGTGAACTCTCGTGGCTTCAGTTTAACTCACGTGTCCTCGCGCAGGCACTGGATGAACAACTACCACCTCTTGAACGCCTTAAGTTTCTCGCTATCTACGGGACAAACCTTGATGAATTTTATATGATACGTGTTGCAGGGCTTAAGGCACTCTATAAAGCAGGTATACAGGAGACCGGGCCGGACAAGCTGACGCCAAGCCAACAGCTCGAACAGATCCATGGGTACCTTCATGAAGAGCACAAGGTGTTGGAGTCATGTTACACCTCTATCATCTCGGAACTGCACACCCATGGTGTCAACGTCAAGAACTATGATGCGCTCAACCAAGATGAGAAACTGGAAGTAAAAGAGAAGTTCTTTCATGAGATATACCCTGTGATCATCCCCATAGCCGTCGATGCTACACACCCTTTCCCTCACCTCAACAACCTTAGTTTTGGTTTGGCATTGACACTCAAAGATGACTCTGAACATATCAAACATGGACTTGTGCGTATCCCTAGGATACTCCCTAGGTTTATACAGTTGGGACAAACGTTTATTCCTATAGAGTCTGTGGTAGAATACTTTGCTTCTGAGCTTTTCCCCGGGTTTAGCCCTTTGGCCTCCACACCTTTCAGGGTCACAAGAAATGCAGATATCGAGATAGAGGAGGAGGAAGCAGATGACTTTTTGGAGATCCTTCAGGAAGGTTTACGCTCCAGAAACAAAGGTTCGCTTATCCGTCTTGAACTCAATGATGGTGCCGACTCTGAGTTGATCAATTTTTTACTCTCCCATCTCAATCTTGATGACAAAGATATCTACTCCTATAAAAGTCTCTCTCTCAACTTGGGGGGTCTCTGGCAGATCGTAGGAGACAAAGCACTCTCGCACCTTGTCTTGCCTACATTCAGTCCAAAAGTCCTTCCGCCATTGAACAGTGAAAATGTCTTTGAAGCTATCGAAAAACAAGATGTACTGCTTTACCATCCTTTTGACAGTTTTGAACCTGTGGTAAAGTTCATCAAACAAGCGGCTGCAGACCCCGAAACGATCACTATACGTATGACACTCTACCGTGCAGGTCCGAACTCTCCTATCGTAAAAGCACTCATCGATGCAGTGCGTGACGGGAAGCAGGTGATGGTACTTGTCGAACTCAAAGCAAGATTTGACGAGGAGAATAACTTACGCTGGGCAAGAGCCCTTGAAGATGCAGGGGCGCATGTGGTCTATGGTATACCAGGGCTTAAGGTACATGCGAAGATCGCACAGGTGATCAAAAGACAAAATGGGAAACTGAAAAGTTATGTACATCTTGCAACAGGGAACTACAACCCAAGTACCTCAAAGATCTATACCGATATGTCGTACTTTACCACAAAAGAAGTTTTCAGTACAGATGCAACGCATTTTTTTCACTTCTTGACCGGTTTCTCCACCCATACAAAGTTAGATACGCTTTTCATGTCACCCACACAGATCAAGCCAAAGCTTCTCAAACTCATCGAAAAAGAGTATAAACATGGATCTGAGGGGCATATCATTCTTAAAGCGAACTCTTTGGTGGACGCAGATATCATCAAGGCACTCTACACCGCTTCACAAAAAGGGTGCAAAGTCGATCTTATCATCCGCGGGATCTGTTGTTTAAAACCGGGGATCAAAGGCATTAGTGAAAATATTACTGTCTCTTCTGTGATAGGAAAATACCTGGAGCATGCACGTATCTACTTTTTCAAACATGATAAAATCAAATGCTACATCGCCTCTGCAGATCTCATGCCACGTAACCTTGTAAGACGTGTTGAACTTATGACACCTATCTTGGAAGAGACACTGAGACAGAAGATCGAACAGATCTTGATGCTACAACTTGCAGATAATACCTTACGCTGGGAACTTCAAGAAGATGGAAACTATACAAAAGTACCCCCTCTTGGTAAAACGGTCAACAACCATGCTGTCTTGGAAGAGTATGTCAACAAGATTCATGATAAGACAAAAAAAGAGACCCCTGACTATGTAAGCCGTTTGGCAAATCGTATATTAAAGGATAGTTAA
- a CDS encoding gamma carbonic anhydrase family protein: MLIKFKEWTPKLGPNAWIAEGSSVIGRVTMGEDSAVWFGCVVRGDVHHITIGDRSNIQDLSMIHVTHHKKADMSDGHPTVIGNDVTVGHRVMLHGCTIEDACLIGMSATILDGAVIGKESIVGADSLVTKNKVFPPRSLIMGSPAKVVRELTDEEVAELYASAKRYVSFKNEYQ, from the coding sequence ATGCTGATAAAATTTAAAGAGTGGACACCTAAGCTCGGACCTAATGCCTGGATCGCAGAAGGTTCTTCTGTCATAGGCCGTGTAACCATGGGAGAAGATTCTGCTGTATGGTTTGGCTGCGTGGTACGTGGTGATGTACATCACATCACTATAGGAGACAGGTCTAATATCCAAGACCTCAGCATGATACATGTCACACACCATAAAAAAGCAGATATGTCAGATGGACATCCTACGGTCATAGGCAATGATGTCACAGTAGGTCACCGTGTCATGCTTCATGGCTGTACGATAGAAGATGCCTGTCTTATAGGTATGTCTGCCACCATACTTGATGGTGCTGTCATAGGAAAAGAGTCCATAGTAGGAGCAGATAGCCTGGTCACAAAGAACAAAGTCTTTCCTCCCCGAAGTCTCATCATGGGAAGTCCTGCAAAAGTAGTACGTGAGTTAACAGACGAAGAAGTAGCAGAACTCTATGCTTCTGCTAAACGTTATGTCAGTTTTAAAAATGAGTATCAGTAA
- the uvrB gene encoding excinuclease ABC subunit UvrB — protein MPNFTVSSPYQPAGDQPQAIDALSRSIEAGNQYQTLLGVTGSGKTYTMAKIIEKTKKPTLIMTHNKTLAAQLYSEFKSFFPNNHVEYFISYYDYYQPEAYLPRQDLFIEKDSSINQELERLRLSTTANLLSHDDVIVIASVSANYGLGSPDDYRSIVQKLCVGDEYNQKALLLRLVDMGYKRNDEFFDRGDFRVTGEVIDIYPAYSEEFAVRIEFFGDEIEAIYEFNSLTGEKEEGIKEVTIYSANQFIVSKEKLARAVKSIEEELAERLEYFQKEDRMIEYNRLKQRTEFDLEMLEGTGMCKGIENYSRHLTGKKAGETPYTMMDYFEAMHDDYLVIVDESHVSLPQFRGMYAGDRSRKEVLVDHGFRLPSALDNRPLMFDEYIHKAPHFLFVSATPAPLELELSSAVAEQVVRPTGLLDPEIEVIDSTYQVENLHDRMKPVIARGERVLVTVLTKKMAEELTTYYNDLGLKARHMHSDMDAIERNQTIRSLRLGEFDILVGINLLREGLDIPEVSLVAILDADKEGFLRSQTSLIQTAGRAARNANGQVLMYAKKITDSMRFTIDTTQARREKQIDYNKAHGITPQTTLRVLDTDLKVEDSGELYNKQSKLDKMPKAERQQMVKELKAKMLAAAKNLDFEEAARLRDQIAKIKKL, from the coding sequence TTGCCAAATTTCACGGTATCAAGTCCATACCAGCCAGCCGGTGACCAGCCCCAGGCCATAGATGCACTTTCTCGCTCTATAGAAGCAGGAAACCAATACCAAACCCTGCTCGGTGTTACGGGTTCAGGTAAAACCTATACGATGGCAAAGATCATAGAGAAAACAAAAAAACCCACTCTCATCATGACACACAACAAAACACTCGCAGCACAGCTCTACTCAGAGTTTAAAAGCTTCTTTCCAAACAACCATGTTGAGTACTTTATCTCTTACTATGATTATTATCAGCCTGAAGCCTATCTGCCACGACAAGACCTCTTTATAGAAAAAGACTCTTCCATCAACCAGGAGTTGGAACGTCTGCGTCTGAGTACGACTGCGAACCTGCTTTCACATGATGATGTCATTGTCATCGCTTCTGTCTCTGCTAATTATGGATTGGGAAGTCCGGATGATTACCGTTCCATTGTACAGAAACTTTGTGTGGGAGATGAGTACAACCAGAAGGCCCTGCTCCTTCGGCTGGTAGATATGGGGTACAAACGCAATGATGAATTTTTTGACAGAGGTGATTTTCGAGTGACTGGCGAAGTGATAGATATTTACCCTGCCTACTCTGAAGAGTTTGCCGTGCGTATAGAGTTCTTTGGTGATGAGATAGAAGCCATCTATGAGTTTAATTCACTCACCGGAGAAAAAGAAGAAGGTATCAAAGAGGTCACCATCTACTCAGCCAATCAGTTCATTGTCTCCAAAGAGAAACTTGCCCGTGCGGTCAAGAGCATAGAAGAGGAGCTTGCAGAGAGGCTTGAGTACTTTCAAAAAGAGGACCGTATGATAGAGTACAACCGTCTCAAACAGCGTACGGAGTTTGATCTTGAAATGCTGGAAGGCACAGGGATGTGCAAAGGAATCGAAAATTACTCTCGCCATCTTACAGGGAAAAAAGCGGGGGAGACCCCTTACACTATGATGGACTACTTTGAAGCGATGCACGATGATTATCTTGTCATTGTAGATGAGTCGCATGTCTCCCTGCCACAGTTCAGAGGGATGTATGCAGGGGACAGGAGCCGCAAAGAGGTACTGGTTGACCATGGTTTTAGACTCCCCTCTGCCCTGGACAACCGTCCGTTGATGTTTGACGAGTATATCCACAAAGCGCCTCACTTTCTCTTCGTTTCTGCCACCCCTGCTCCGCTTGAACTTGAACTCTCCTCCGCAGTAGCCGAACAGGTCGTGCGGCCTACAGGACTGCTTGACCCTGAGATAGAGGTGATTGACAGTACCTACCAGGTGGAAAACCTGCACGACAGGATGAAACCCGTCATTGCACGTGGAGAACGTGTACTTGTAACAGTGTTGACAAAAAAGATGGCAGAAGAGTTGACAACCTATTACAATGATCTTGGACTGAAAGCCCGCCATATGCATTCGGATATGGATGCGATAGAACGTAACCAGACCATACGCTCCTTACGTTTGGGTGAGTTTGATATCCTGGTAGGGATCAACCTGCTTAGAGAAGGGCTTGACATTCCTGAAGTCAGTCTGGTGGCTATTTTGGATGCAGACAAAGAGGGTTTTCTGCGTTCACAGACCTCTCTTATACAAACCGCAGGAAGGGCTGCAAGAAATGCCAATGGGCAGGTACTTATGTATGCGAAAAAGATCACGGACTCCATGCGGTTCACCATCGATACCACACAAGCAAGACGAGAAAAACAGATCGATTACAATAAAGCACATGGTATTACCCCTCAAACCACACTCAGAGTCCTTGACACAGACCTTAAAGTGGAAGATTCAGGAGAACTCTACAATAAACAGAGTAAGCTGGATAAAATGCCAAAAGCAGAACGTCAACAAATGGTCAAAGAACTCAAGGCAAAAATGCTTGCCGCAGCAAAAAATCTGGACTTTGAAGAGGCTGCAAGGCTGCGTGATCAGATAGCAAAAATTAAAAAATTGTAG
- a CDS encoding type II secretion system protein: MNSNQRKAFTQIELILVMVVVGILAVVAIPRLAESRDDAAAVKCTQEVQQLISEISHHYAFDGYRAFSVKPIEKITNLRVGVVDGDGVTSSQGSSVSDGITYMCNGEDIVLVKGTLSGADYNLTVTDVGTATAPAAVTASKLIRKLHTISTAGGTRTYSLE, encoded by the coding sequence ATGAACAGTAATCAGCGTAAAGCATTTACACAGATAGAGTTGATTCTTGTAATGGTAGTAGTTGGTATACTAGCAGTAGTTGCTATACCTAGATTAGCTGAGAGCAGAGATGATGCAGCAGCGGTAAAATGTACCCAAGAAGTACAGCAACTTATTTCTGAAATTAGTCATCACTATGCATTTGATGGTTATCGTGCATTTTCTGTAAAACCGATAGAGAAGATAACAAATCTTCGAGTAGGGGTAGTAGATGGAGATGGGGTCACTAGTTCTCAGGGGTCTTCGGTTTCAGATGGAATTACTTATATGTGTAACGGTGAAGATATTGTTCTTGTAAAGGGAACTCTGAGTGGAGCTGATTATAACTTAACGGTAACTGATGTAGGTACTGCTACCGCACCTGCAGCAGTTACAGCATCCAAACTTATACGAAAACTACATACTATAAGTACAGCTGGTGGGACAAGAACTTATAGTTTGGAGTGA
- a CDS encoding type II secretion system protein, giving the protein MFHKHQKAFTMIELIFVIVVIGILSAIAIPKFAATRGDAEIAKAKATVGSVRSAVAAERQKRILRGVFTPITSLSSNAGYDKPIFDGINGDTNSPVLEFPLQSCKDNTAQGCWYTADNVTYTYKLPVSGGVDFNLSSSRFSCKLPNSDNCKLLTQ; this is encoded by the coding sequence ATGTTTCATAAACATCAAAAAGCATTTACTATGATAGAGCTTATATTTGTGATAGTGGTCATCGGTATTCTCTCTGCTATCGCAATACCGAAATTTGCAGCTACTAGAGGGGATGCAGAAATTGCAAAAGCCAAGGCTACAGTAGGATCTGTAAGAAGTGCTGTTGCCGCTGAAAGGCAAAAACGTATTTTAAGAGGGGTATTTACTCCTATTACGAGTTTAAGTAGTAATGCGGGCTATGATAAACCTATATTTGATGGAATCAATGGAGATACAAACAGCCCTGTTCTGGAATTTCCTCTTCAATCATGTAAAGATAATACGGCTCAAGGATGTTGGTATACTGCTGATAATGTCACATATACTTATAAGCTACCTGTAAGTGGTGGTGTTGATTTCAATCTTAGTAGTAGTAGATTTAGCTGTAAGTTACCAAACAGTGACAATTGTAAACTACTTACACAATAA
- a CDS encoding GGDEF domain-containing protein, with amino-acid sequence MKYHEKWSSFRITLLLYAIVLIIPLTFYFIYTSFDTMDKDTKIIRQVGWLDGSIRSFAMNAPDHNHQQMVKDIDETVQNISTWVIQNNNSKFYLGAQTLSQDLLAVTTCWNTYKQKLSTYNTNTAIEKPHLTCLDSVKNLTLIMENMVYLKQKDFINMFYWNLAVLMVITLLIIYFVRAYIRQQMKKHAIHDHETKLFNKTYFCAELKSSCARAMRNKTPLSVLSISIDDFGEESKHYSQKIQTYLLKTFGGLIISLVRESDVACRYNENHFFILLPETSEENALVLEKRISEALEKRDFGVIPELNFRFATSHLNYKETAEAFIERIETLLK; translated from the coding sequence ATGAAATATCATGAAAAATGGTCATCATTTAGAATTACTCTTTTACTCTATGCTATCGTTTTGATTATCCCCTTGACTTTTTATTTCATATATACGTCATTTGATACTATGGACAAAGATACAAAAATTATACGTCAAGTTGGATGGCTGGATGGCAGTATAAGAAGTTTTGCAATGAATGCTCCCGATCACAATCATCAGCAGATGGTCAAAGATATTGACGAAACAGTGCAAAATATATCTACTTGGGTCATACAGAACAATAACTCAAAGTTTTACTTAGGGGCACAAACACTCTCTCAAGATCTTTTAGCTGTAACAACCTGTTGGAATACCTATAAACAGAAATTATCAACCTATAACACAAATACAGCCATCGAAAAACCTCATTTAACTTGTCTTGATTCTGTCAAAAACTTAACGCTTATTATGGAAAACATGGTGTATTTGAAACAAAAAGATTTTATAAATATGTTTTACTGGAATCTTGCTGTTTTGATGGTAATCACATTACTGATCATCTACTTTGTAAGAGCATATATCCGTCAACAGATGAAAAAGCATGCCATACATGACCATGAAACCAAGCTATTTAACAAAACATATTTCTGTGCAGAACTGAAAAGCTCTTGTGCAAGAGCTATGCGTAATAAGACTCCTCTCTCTGTGCTTTCTATTTCGATCGATGATTTTGGAGAAGAGAGTAAGCACTATAGTCAAAAAATACAAACATACCTACTTAAAACTTTTGGAGGGCTCATCATTTCTTTGGTCAGAGAAAGTGATGTGGCATGCCGATATAACGAAAACCACTTTTTTATACTTTTACCAGAGACATCAGAAGAAAATGCATTGGTCTTGGAGAAACGTATAAGTGAAGCACTTGAGAAACGTGATTTTGGTGTGATACCGGAACTAAACTTCAGATTTGCTACAAGCCATCTTAATTACAAAGAGACAGCTGAAGCATTTATAGAGCGTATTGAAACGCTGTTAAAATAA
- a CDS encoding 3'-5' exonuclease has product MHEGQYKHIVTKYTTLLEDAETIFILLQASGYPITQLDHEHYRLETCFTSHKDQRYCVIDIETNGSKPGTSQVIEIGAVMVQNGEIIDRFETFVECAFLPEYITKITGIEPTDLIGAPTRKEALTALRHFMGDAVFVAHNAKFDYSFLNASFDRFGLGHIGNPKLCTIDLARRTFESERYGLAYLIDFLEIETATHHRAFSDALCAAKVMEKSLKTVPEYVKSADELLRFSVSSKKERRVNKEKEN; this is encoded by the coding sequence TTGCATGAAGGACAATACAAACATATTGTTACAAAGTATACAACCCTGTTGGAAGATGCTGAAACGATCTTCATTCTTCTTCAAGCCTCAGGCTATCCTATCACCCAATTAGATCATGAACACTATAGGCTTGAGACCTGTTTTACTTCTCATAAAGATCAGCGTTATTGTGTTATAGATATAGAAACCAACGGGAGTAAGCCAGGTACATCTCAAGTCATAGAGATCGGTGCAGTGATGGTCCAGAATGGGGAAATCATAGACCGTTTTGAAACCTTTGTCGAATGCGCGTTTTTACCCGAATATATTACGAAGATCACAGGCATAGAACCAACAGACCTCATAGGGGCGCCTACAAGAAAAGAAGCATTAACCGCTTTACGCCATTTCATGGGTGATGCAGTGTTTGTCGCACATAATGCAAAATTCGATTATAGTTTTTTGAATGCCTCTTTTGACAGATTTGGCCTGGGTCATATAGGTAACCCTAAACTCTGTACGATTGATCTTGCCAGACGTACTTTTGAAAGCGAACGTTATGGTCTTGCCTATCTTATAGACTTTTTAGAGATAGAAACAGCTACACATCATCGCGCTTTTAGCGATGCGCTCTGTGCTGCAAAGGTGATGGAGAAAAGTTTGAAAACAGTACCTGAGTATGTCAAGAGTGCAGATGAACTGTTACGTTTTTCCGTCTCCAGTAAGAAGGAACGAAGGGTCAATAAAGAGAAAGAGAATTAA
- a CDS encoding type II secretion system protein, with protein MRRGFTMIELIFVIVIIGILAAVAIPKLAATRDDAQASTCIHEAGQLVQEISAQYTKQGYADFVLTNIEDMTNIKVAAGATDNGVSDAGTTKLAADGDTITYVCGGEDVMIITAEIGGGDFNLSVATPAAVPTSPAAVKAVEGVLENIGGTSPKQYEL; from the coding sequence ATGAGACGCGGATTCACAATGATCGAATTGATCTTTGTAATTGTAATTATCGGGATTTTGGCAGCGGTAGCGATACCTAAACTAGCAGCAACAAGAGATGATGCACAAGCATCAACGTGTATACATGAGGCTGGTCAATTGGTACAGGAAATATCGGCACAGTATACAAAACAAGGTTATGCAGACTTTGTCCTTACAAATATTGAAGATATGACCAATATTAAAGTAGCAGCTGGTGCTACAGATAACGGGGTTAGTGATGCTGGAACTACTAAGTTAGCTGCAGATGGAGACACTATTACTTATGTATGTGGTGGTGAAGATGTAATGATTATCACTGCCGAAATTGGCGGTGGAGATTTCAACTTATCAGTTGCTACTCCTGCTGCTGTTCCTACTTCTCCAGCTGCTGTAAAAGCTGTAGAAGGTGTCTTAGAAAATATCGGTGGGACTTCACCTAAACAATACGAACTATAA